The following proteins are encoded in a genomic region of Syngnathoides biaculeatus isolate LvHL_M chromosome 15, ASM1980259v1, whole genome shotgun sequence:
- the ythdf2 gene encoding YTH domain-containing family protein 2, producing the protein MNHLDPIQRPKGQASKVQNGAVTQKDSLNDDEFEPYLNTQARQSNAYTAMSDSYMPSYYSPSIGFSYSLNEAAWSTGGDPPMPYLASYGQLSNGEPHYLPDAMFGQPGPLGSNPFLGQHGFNFFPSGIDFSAWGNSSSQGQSGTPQSSGYSSSYAYAPSSLGGAMIDGQSPFAPAANEPLNKAPGMNSLDQGMAGLKIGAASPGGSGDMAPKVVGSGLPGGGPLGPVSSVGPPSMPPVSIAPAKPASWADIASKPAKPQPKLKTKGGMAGANLPPPPIKHNMDIGTWDNKGTVPKAVTPQQVPPIPSNGQPPNQASPQPGSMAAGNPQIPLSNGQLVPPVSQMGQHQLPPSGQPGMVQMPQAPPSQGPPPLPNQQQQAAQPTRWVPPRNRANGFGDGGGTGAGQSPPASSGVGMVPGVPSEPHPVLEKLRMVNNYNPKDFDWNPKQGRVFIIKSYSEDDIHRSIKYNIWCSTEHGNKRLDAAYRSLGAKGPLYLLFSVNGSGHFCGVAEMRSAVDYNTSAGVWSQDKWKGRFDVRWIFVKDVPNSQLRHIRLENNENKPVTNSRDTQEVPLDKARQVLKIIAGYKHTTSIFDDFSHYEKRQEEEECVKKVEVQGSEPYPSNPNRSHYRLQDRQGRIK; encoded by the exons ATGAATCACCTGGACCCAATCCAGAGACCGAAAGGCCAAGCGAGTAAAG TGCAAAACGGAGCTGTGACCCAAAAGGATTCCTTGAATGATGATGAGTTTGAGCCTTATCTGAACACTCAGGCCAGACAG AGCAATGCCTATACGGCCATGTCGGACTCCTACATGCCCAGCTATTACAGCCCCTCCATAGGATTTTCCTACTCCCTCAACGAGGCAGCATGGTCCACCGGCGGGGACCCTCCTATGCCTTACCTGGCCTCCTATGGACAGCTAAGCAACGGGGAGCCCCACTACCTCCCGGATGCCATGTTCGGGCAGCCGGGCCCCTTGGGAAGCAACCCCTTCTTAGGCCAGCACGGCTTCAACTTCTTCCCCAGCGGCATCGACTTCTCGGCATGGGGGAACAGTAGCTCTCAGGGACAGTCGGGCACGCCGCAGAGCTCCGGCTACAGCAGCAGCTACGCGTATGCTCCCAGCTCCCTGGGAGGAGCCATGATTGATGGACAGTCCCCCTTTGCGCCCGCTGCCAATGAACCCCTCAACAAGGCGCCTGGTATGAACAGCCTGGACCAGGGCATGGCTGGCTTAAAGATCGGGGCCGCATCTCCTGGAGGCAGCGGGGATATGGCTCCAAAGGTGGTTGGCTCAGGCTTACCTGGAGGGGGTCCTCTCGGCCCCGTGTCTTCTGTAGGACCCCCCAGCATGCCCCCTGTCTCGATTGCCCCCGCCAAGCCTGCCTCCTGGGCAGACATTGCCAGCAAGCCAGCCAAGCCTCAGCCCAAGCTGAAAACCAAGGGTGGCATGGCTGGAGCCAATTTGCCGCCTCCGCCCATTAAACATAACATGGACATCGGCACATGGGACAACAAGGGCACCGTGCCCAAAGCCGTCACACCTCAGCAGGTGCCCCCGATCCCGAGCAACGGGCAGCCACCAAATCAGGCGTCCCCCCAGCCTGGAAGTATGGCGGCAGGAAACCCACAGATTCCCCTCAGCAATGGACAACTGGTACCCCCGGTCTCCCAGATGGGGCAGCATCAGCTACCACCCAGCGGGCAGCCCGGCATGGTTCAAATGCCCCAGGCGCCTCCGTCTCAGGGCCCCCCGCCTCTGCCTAATCAACAGCAGCAGGCTGCCCAGCCGACCCGCTGGGTGCCCCCTCGAAACCGGGCCAACGGATTCGGGGATGGCGGCGGGACCGGCGCAGGCCAGTCGCCTCCCGCCTCCTCCGGAGTGGGTATGGTTCCTGGGGTGCCCTCTGAGCCCCACCCAGTCTTAGAGAAATTGCGTATGGTCAACAACTACAACCCCAAGGACTTTGACTGGAACCCCAAGCAGGGCCGTGTATTCATCATCAAGAGCTATTCGGAGGACGACATCCACCGCTCCATCAAGTACAACATCTGGTGCAGCACGGAGCACGGCAACAAGAGGCTGGACGCCGCCTACCGCTCGCTGGGCGCCAAGGGGCCGCTCTACCTCTTGTTCAGCGTCAACGGCAGCGGGCACTTCTGCGGCGTGGCTGAGATGCGCTCGGCCGTGGACTACAACACATCTGCCGGGGTGTGGTCGCAGGACAAGTGGAAGGGGCGCTTTGACGTGCGCTGGATCTTTGTCAAAGACGTTCCCAACAGTCAGCTGAGGCACATCCGGTTGGAGAACAACGAGAACAAGCCGGTGACCAACTCTCGGGACACGCAAGAGGTGCCGCTGGACAAGGCCCGGCAGGTGCTCAAGATCATTGCTGGCTACAAACACACCACTTCCATCTTTGACGACTTCTCGCACTACGAAAAGcgtcaggaggaggaggagtgtgtGAAAAAG gTGGAGGTCCAAGGCAGCGAGCCATATCCCAGCAATCCAAACAGGAGTCATTACAGGCTGCAG GATCGCCAGGGGCGGATCAAGTAA